The genome window TGGATGGGGAATGGATGAAGGCGTAGAAGCCGAATGTCCATGCCATGAGACGCAGGACGATCTCTTGTCCGTCTTTCCAGTTGGCGCCGCTGTTGGGGGGATTGTGTTCCGCCCAGTCTTGAATCAGTCTCCAGAAGGCTTGGGGATATTTTTCATCTGCGGTGGCGGCGTAGGCGCGGACGAGGGTGTAGACGAAGGCGAAGCGGTTCGGTTCCCAGATGAATTTGATGTCGGTTGGGGAGTCGTCGGAGATTTGTGACCAGTGAGGGGTATTGCTCAAGCCGCCGTCCTCGGCGGCGCGTTTGGTGTAATCGTCCGCCGCCGTCCCACGGGGATGCTTCGCTAAGGGCGGCGTCGGGAGCGTAGACCAATTCGGTGGAAAGCCTACTTGATGGTAGGTGTGCGAGAAGTATTTGAGTTCGCCATTGAGAAGTTTGTTCGCTTCTTCGATGGCGGTGTTGCCGTAATCTGGGCGAGGTCCCCTCGCCCCTACGGATGCAAAGAATTTTGGTGCATGTGTTTTACGCCATGCGGTATAGGAATCAGAATCAGAGGGGATGTTCGGTTTGGGCCAATGCTTGAGCGGACGGTCGCTCCATTTGTATTGCGGGGTCTGCAAGCGGATGAGTCCGCTGCGGAGGCGGAAGGCGTAGGCGAGGCGAAAGGCTGACCAGCGCGGACCAAGTTCGAGGTAGAGCGAGGCGAGGGTTCGGAGTTTAGTCAACATTCTTTAGCCGGGAAACGTATCGAGACAGGATCAGCCAGAGAAGGGGAAGTCCGATAATGATTAATGGCGGGGCGTAGGGTTGCCCCCAAGACCAGGCGTAGGCGAGGGCGGCGGCGAGGAGGGTGAGCAGAATGTAGAGCGCGCTGACTTGGGCGTGTTTGTAGCCGCCGATGACGAGACGTTGATAAAGGTGATCGCGGTGCGGGGCAAAGACGTTCTCGCGTTTGAAGGCGCGGCGGATGAAGGTGACGCCTGCGTCCATGATGAAGGTCCACATCAGGAGGGTGCCGAGCATGAGGGCGTCGCCGCCTTCATCGGCGGAGAGCAGCGGCAGGACGGCAAAGGTGTAGCCGAGGAAGGTGCTGCCTGCGTCGCCCATGAAAATTTTGGCGGGTGACCAGTTGTGAAAGAGAAAGCCCATTCCCCCCGCGGCGACGGCGAGCGCGACCCAATAGACGAAGTCGTTGTTCGTGCGCGAGGCGAGGAACATCCAACCGAAGGCGGCAGAGAGCGCGACACCGCCCGCAATGCCGTCGATGCCGTCCATGAAGTTGTAGGCGTTGGTGAGACCGACGATCCACAGGAGGGTGATGATAAAGCCGACCGCGCCGAGCTGCAGTTGACCGAAGAGCGGAATGGTGACGGATTTGAAATAGCCCATACCCAGCACGGAGGCGAGGGCGACCAATCCCTGCACGGCAAAGCGTACCCGCGGACTGAGCGAATGCAGGTCGTCACGCCAGCCGAGGTAGGCGATGACTGCGCCGCAGACGAGGTAGATGAGGCTATGAATTAAGTTTGAATTGAATGCTGCGAAAATCCCTGCCACGAGGACGACGATGACGATGGACAAGCCCCCACCTCTTGGAGTGGGCGCGGAATGGGAACTGCGTTCGCTAGGATGGTCGATGATGCGGCGACGTTCGGCGTATTGACGGATGATCCACACGCCGAGGGCGGAGAGGATGGTGAGGAGTGCGAAGATGAGGATGGAGGTCACGGGATGATTCTAAACGAGAAATGATTTTACAACTTCTTCTCTGATGGTTTAGAAATATTGTTTTCAATTATATTCTTCAGCAACTCTCTTAATTGATATTCAGACTCAATTCCAGACAAAAAATGATAATTGTTTGAAATCAATCTATCAAGTGTTCTTTCACTATAATTATTTTCCCTAAATTCTTTCTTATAATGTTTTGATTTAATCAATGGTGAAAAGCTTGAAAACACCAACTCGATTTGGTGAGCAGTAAGTGGACGTAAACTTAGAACGATATTATGCAATTCAAGCGGAAGTTTTTTGTCTTCCTTTGACAGTTCTTTGTTAATATCACCTTTGTAATACGCACCTTGTAAATCCCAAAGATCTCTTTTACTTACCGTGCTATATGTTTGCAGAGATATTTCAATAATCCTATTTTTACTTTTGTAAAAAGTAAAAATATGGTCTACGTAACCGTCGGTTATAGACTTCTTATTTATTTCCCCTCTGTGATGGCTTGTGTCACTTAAGAATGAAAAGCTGGATTTCTCCCATTGAGGCAATTTAATTCCTGCTTTCTTAATTTCATGTAAAGCCAACCGTCTGACACGATACAATTTTTCATATTGATTAAACTGCTGAAATTGCTTTTTGGAAACTTCTTCCTTTTCGTTTTTTTCTTGTTTTCTATTCCATTCTCTTAAGACAGTTCCTTGGATTCTTTTCTCAAGGCGGCTTGAAAAAGTTGAATCGGTAGGAGTTGACCACACTACAATAGGTTTCATCTGCAAATCGAAATGAACCCTTAAGTCGTCAGGTTGTCCTTTTCCAAGATGATCTTTTCTCACAGTATAAATCACTGGGACAAATCGTTGAGCATATCCTGCTTCAAAATAGACTGAAGGTCTTGTGTAAGTTAGGTCGGCAATGCAAAAATCAGCCCCATCAAGTTGTTCAAAGATTTGGAAATTCAAGTCATCATTGCTTTGATGACGATTAATAATTACTGGCTTAATGCCATTACGTTTCAAGGTGGGAAGTATTTGCTTTTCGTAAAATGCATCTGTATCCTCCCATCCAAAAGCCATTGCGATAAAACAAACAGGGGATTTTTTCATATCCGACACCTTATTTCTATGTTCCAAGAATGATTTATTCCTAATTTTATCTCATCCCAAAGCTGTGCGTACTATCCCAACTCCTTCGTTAAAAAATACCTTTGATGCCCTTTCGGGAAATCCTTCAATTCCCCGAACATTTGATACGCCTGCTTCTTGTAAAACTCGGGAGCCTGAAAACTGAACGTGTCCAAATAGGCGTGTTTCGCGCCGCGGATGCGGGCTTCCTCCTCGGCGAGTGCCAGCAGACGGCTGCCATAGCCGTGACGGCGCAGGTCCGCCCGCAGCCACATCAAGTCGATGTAGAGCCAGTTCCAATAGGTGAGGGCAATCACCCCACCCACGATCTTTTCCTCCGCATCGTAGACGACGAAGCAAATCCGCTTGGCGTTTTCTTTGCCTGCCTGCTCTTCGTTGAACGAATTGATCCCGCCGCCGATGGCTTCCCAGATGGGGTCTTCGATCTTTTCCACTTGCTTGATCTGATAATCGTCCATGAGTGCCTCCACTCTTTCATCATACACCCACTGGGAAGGTTTGAATTTACCGGTTCATTGGATATTGGATATCTCGGTTCTTATCCCCACATCAAACCCACGAGGACTGAAACCGAAGTCCCCCAGGTTTCTTCGTTTTATATTACCAAATCGTTTCCAACCCACTCAATACAATTTTTCGATCTCGGCTAATTAAGGGCAGATTCAGAGCCAGTGCAGTAGCCGCAATCACGCGGTCTGGCAGGTCGGGAATGTCATCACGCAAAACATTCGCGATCTGCTCTACAACGTCCATGTTCAGGTCAGCCAATACCAGTCCGCTTTCGCCTGATTTCAATTCCTCCTCCAACATGGACTTCATTTCGGGTGAAATTCGTCTCTTCTCCATCAGATAGACGATTTCAACCAGACAAATCGTCGGAACATAAATACGAATATCGCCCTGGTCGCACGCGTCAAATGCGGCGCGGGCTTGCGAACCAAGGCGAGGACTATTTTCCAGATACCAGATCAGAGCATGAGTGTCGGCAACGTAATCTGTCATTAAATATCACTCCGAGGGAAATTATTCATCATCCCCTTGCGCACCTCGGAAATATCCTTTGAATTAACACCAGCGCCAACCCACAATCCACGCAGAGATTTACGTGGGCGGGCTTTACCAAGGCTTTTCTCAATTTCAGGCAAGGCAAGTGAAATAATCCTCAACTGCTCATTTGGCGGGAGTTGACGAAGCATTTTTAAGACATCGGATGTTGTCGGTGTAACCATAAATCACCTCACAGGTCAATTATACACCGTTGATTTTATCTCCAACCCAATCCCCTCTTCAAAACTGCGCGGACTGAAACCAAAATCCCTTTGGGCTTCTTCATTGGAAAATGCCTTGTTTTCATTTAATCTCAGCACCTGTTCGGCTTTGATGGGCAGGCGCAGTCGTATCCGCTCGGTGAATTGCAAGGCGCGGACGATGGGCATGTAAGGCAGATGAAGTTTCCAGACGCGTTTGCCAAGCGCAGATGCCACCGTGTCGATGACCTGGTTATAGGTCAACGGGTCTTTGCCTGCGATGTTGTAACTCCTGCCAATGGTCGCGTCTGTTTGCAAAGCGCGGAGCACGACTTGAGCGACATCGTCCACGAAAATGGGCTGTTGCAAAGACTCACCGTCCCCGAAGATGGGCATGACTGGTGTCAGGCGCAGCAATCTAATCAACCGCCACATGTTGCGGTCACGCGGTCCCCCGTAGATCATGGTCGGGCGCAGGATCGTGTAGTCCAGTCCGCTGGCTTGGATGGCTTCTTCGGCGGCGAGACGCACGGATTTGCTGCCCGCGTTCAACTGGGTGAAAATGGCGGTGGTGCTGATGAAGATTCCGCGCTTCACGCCCGCCGCTTTTGCGGATGCAATGATATCCTCCGCGTGCCCGAAGCCGAGCGATGCGATGTTGACGAGTGCATCCACGCCGCGCAGGGCGGCGGTCAACGCTTCGGGGTTGGATAAATCTCCAGTCACCCACTCAACTGTCAGCGCGGAAAGAGGCGCGCGGTCGCTGGTGGCACGAGTCAAACAGCGGACTTGGTATCCGCTTTGTAAAAGAAGAGGGACGACACGTGAGCCGGTAAATCCTGTCGCACCTGTGACGAGTACTTTCATAAAAGATTCAACCACAAAGGGTCACGAAGGAAACCCTTTGTGATCCTTAGTGCTCCTTTGTGGTTAATGATTTTAGCAAGTTGAGCGTTTCATTCAATTTATCACGTCGATCTAAATTCTTAACTAAATACTCGCGCGCATTTGCGCCCATCTCTTTGACCTTTGCGGGATTCTGCGACAGTTCGAGAATCTTCTGCGCGAGCATGGCATCATCTGCCGGATGGACATATACGCCGCCCTGCGAAGACTCGATCAACTCACGGGTGATGCCGTCAATGACGATGATGCTGGCGCGTCCCGCCGCCATATAATCGAAGACCTTGTTGGGGTAGGTGGTGCGAAAGGCGGGAATGTCCTGCAGGATGGCGAGACAGGCATCCGCTGAGGCAACGATGCGGGGCATGTCCTTTTTGGGGCGCGTGCCTGCGAAGAGGATGTTGGTGAGGTTTAGGCGATGCGATTCGGACTCAAGCCGTGCGCGTTCCTTACCATCGCCGAAGAGGACAAAATGAATTTTGTCGTACGGTTTCAATCGTCCAGCAGCGCGCAAGAGCGTGTCAATGTCGTTGGCTTGACCAAGCGCGCCCGCATACAAGACCACGAATTTATCTTCGACGCCCAGTTCCCTGCGAATGGATACACCGTCGATGGACGGGTTGAACATGCCCACGTCCGTGCCGTAGGGGATGTAGGTCACTTTGTTTTCGGGCACACCTTTGGCAAGCATGTAATCGCGATAGGCGGGCGAGTTCACCAAAATATGAGTGGCGCGCGCATACAAAAATTTTTCCAGCCAGCGCGAGAGCGCAATGATGAGTGGATTCTTCAACACGCCCATGCTGATGCCGAACTCGGGCCACAGGTCACGGACTTCGAGCAGGAAGGGCGTGCCGCGCAGAGCCGCCACCACCCACGCCGAAACCGCCTGAAAGATGGGCGGTGTGGTGCCCATCACCAGATCCACATCCCTGACGCGCAGCGCCGTCCAGATCGAAGAGAACATAAAACTAAAGAAGGCAATCACGCGCCACACGTAATTACGATGAATGGCGGGATACATGTATGAACGCAAAACACGAATGCCATCAAAATTCTGTTCGGCATACAGTCCGCGCCGATCCACGATGCGCTTGCCCGTCTGATAATTCAGGTCACTGGCGACGATGACGAGTTCATGTCCGCGGGTTTGCAAAAATTGCGCCATTTCGAAATGACGGGTGTGCCCTGGTTCTTCAGGTGAAACGAAGACTTGATTGATAAGCAGGATTTTCATGCGCAGGTGCGATTATACCCAGCGCGGTCACAAATTGCACTTATTAAGAAGGGGGAAAGCGCAATCTGTACCCACGGGCATGATATGACCGTGGGTATTATATAAACCCGCTTCATTTTACGGGATAGTTGATACACTTCGAGTCAGTTGGCAGGTGGCTGGGAGCGGGTCGCGAAAAGGAATGAATGAAGAATAGTTATTAGCGGTCTTGCATTTGCCTTGTTACCCTCGCCAGGTATTTATGCAGGCATCGTTACCACTATTCTGGCTACACGCAGCACTTAATCCTGATAGTCTTTGAGAGTCCCACTGCATAGAATTAGCCTTGAAGAAAGGAACATCTAGAATGGAAATTCCAAGACATTGGCGACTCAAAAAACAACGATACGGTCTCGTAGGCGAGGTCTGCCCGCACTGCGACCATAAAATCTTTCCCCCGCGCGACGTCTGCCCAAACTGCGGCGACGAAGCCAGGGACTTATTTACATTCAACGGCAAGGGTGAAGTGTATTCCTATACCACCATCTACGAAGCCCCCGCTGGTTATGAAGCCAACGCTCCCTACACCGTGGCACTGATCAAACTGGACGAGGGTCCCATGCTCACCGCGCAGCTGACCGACGTGGACAACTCAGAAGTCCAGATCGGCATGCCCGTGGAAATGGTCACCCGCAAGATGAGAAACGACGGCGACGAGCGCGGGCTGATCGTATACGGGTATAAGTTTAGACCCACATTGAACCACATTTAATACATACCACACCCTGTCCCCATATATGGAGATAGGGTGCCAAGAATAGAAGAAAACTCTCCATATAGCTGAATGATCGTGTACGGGAATGGAATTTCTCTCATAAACGATCATGCCGCACTTTCCATTGAAGATTGCAAATTTAATGGAAAAACGCCTTGATAATCCTTTCCTTTTCTCAGGATTGCCAAGGCGCTATTCTTTTAATTAGAAGCTGCTCGCTACAACCGAACTACAATATCACCACCATTTGGAAAATCCAGTAGTTGTTTTCTCACTTCCTGATCCATGATTTTGGCTCGAAACTCCACCTGAATGTCTCGCTTGCCATTGATCCTCGCTTCGGCTACCAGTTCATCCACCAATTGTTTTTTCAACAAAAAGACATGATGCTGCTCTTCGGGAGTCTTGGGCATAGCGTTGTTCAATTCTGCCATCCCAACTTGAAGATTCGACACATACTCCTTGACCTTTTCTTCCCAATCCAACCTGGCATAGGTGTCTATCTTTTGTTCCAAGGCTGTCAGCCTGCGCTTCAATCGTTCTTCTACTGTATACAGTTCACGCATCCGCGCATCAAATTCGGCATCCGCCCTCATTTTTTTACGGGCTTCCGTGATCACCTGCTGGCGCTTGGTGGACTCTTTTTCCAGTTCTTCAAGAATCTGTCCCCGATCTTTTTGTAGGTGTTCATACCTTTGCTTGAGTTGCTTGACCAGGTCTCTGGCTTGCGCATTCAGGAATTCCGGGTTCATGACGAATTCATACAATTTTTCCCAGACCTGTGTTTCCGCTCGTTTGGCGCTCACGGATTTCGGACATTTTGGCGGCCTGAGTTCCTTATGGGGTTGTGGGCAGAAATAGGTACTGATCGGGGTCTTGCGCTCCACCCACTCCCCCTTGCGGCTGTTGCGGTGGGTGGCTGTGCGTGCCCGCCAGGTCAGGTTGCAGGCACATTTCAGATGCCCGGATAGCAGGTAGTCATTTTGCTTGCGGTGTTTGGGGTGGGTCTTGTTTTCTTCTCGCATCTTCACAAACAATTCATAGGTAGGTATATCGATGATGGGTGCAACAGGGATTTGGAAAGTCTGCCCTGCACGGGAATATGTTTTGAATCCATAAGCATACTCTCTGGCAGATTTGAGTATAGCCTGAATACTGGACCGGGACCATTGGATGTGTCGGGGAATGCTGCTCCCCTTTTGTGGAGCAGCCGCAGCGATCAAGTGTTTTCGAATTTGATTGAGGGGAGTTTTTTGAACGTACCATGCAAAGATTTGATGTACCCATTTCGCTTCTTCTTCGACAATGTGGATATTTTCACCTATGCGAATATAACCGTAACGGTCTTGTCCCGTGTTTGCTTTACCCGCCTTAAGCCGCGCTTTGACTCCCATCTCCATCCGTTCTTTCATTCCGTCTAATTCCATTTGGGCTACCCAGGCGCGGATAGGGGCGATCTGGGGATCGAAATTTTCTTTTGCCAATAGGATTTCGATCTTATATTCCTGGACAGTTTCCAAGACTGTCAACATCGCTCGTATTCCGCGATACAACCTGTCCTCTCGCCAGGCAAGGATGACATCGAATTCAGTCCGGAAAGCATCCTTGAGCATTGCCAATAGACCGGGACGATCTGAACGACTGCCTGAAGGTTCGACCAGTTTGTTGCCTATCCTATACTTTTCCACATCGCGATAAACACGAACCACTTGCAATCCTTTTTCTTTTGCCATAGTTTGGCAGTCACTCTCTTGCTCGCTGGGACTGGATTTTCCTCCCTGGGTTTCAGAAGAAGTACGGATGTAGATCACTGCTCTGCCAGACATTTGAAAACCCTTCATAAGAACATAAAACCTGCCAGTTCAACGATACATGAGCTACTGAATAGGTGATGCCGAAGTGTCGTTAAGAAATTGCAACTTATTGCAACGATGAAACTTTATGAATAGCATAACCAAAACGGCGGCGAGGTTTGTACAGTCTCGCCGCCGTTTTGATCCTTGTGATCTTACGGTATCCAATTGGACAATACGTTCACAACCAAATCAGAATTGTTTGGGTCGTTCGTTTTAAGATGAACCGCAAAATTGTGTGGACCGTCCATACCCTCGTGCATCATGAAGGCAGTGGATTGAACGATCGTGCTTTCACCGGGTTTGAGTACCATCGAACCGATGGTCAATTCGGGGGGTCAGCATCCCTCCACAACTTCGACATATGGTTCTTCCTTGAAACGCAGTGTGCCATCACCGGTGTTGGTGACCTTGATAGCAAAGGTCTTTTCCACGCTGAACTTCACATCGCCATAATCAATCAACCGTTGATCCACTGCGATGGATGGCGTGCCGCCTCCATCACCCCCTTGACGTGCGAACAGAAATACGGCAAGAGCAACAAATACCCCGCCCAGCGCCAGAAACAACCAAGGAAATTTCTGCTTTTGTTTCTGTCTCTTATGTTTTTTACTCATAGAGCCTCCTTAATTTTGATATTCAAACTGGAAAGAATAGATGTATGCGATCAGGTCCCAGATTTGTTCTTCGGTGAAGATCGAACCCCACATGGGCATGCCTGTGCCCATGCCGCCGCGCAGGATTTTCCCTTGTAACAAAGCGGGGCTTGCACCAAGCATGCGGTGTGGATCAGTGAAATCTACGGGACTCTGCATCACCATGTCCATTGCGCCCTCCATCGATTGCATGGAGGACTCGCCTGCTATTGCCAGGTCGTCGGCAAAGACCCCATCCCCTGCGCCGTTTTCCCCGTGACAGGCGGCGCAATTCTGGGCATAAAGTTCTTTCCCATTGGCAAAGGACACAGATGTCGTATTGGACTGCCAAATATAGGCGACCACATCCCAACGTTGTTCTTCTGTGAGGGAAGTATTTTTCAGTTCGGTAAACACATCATAGGGTGAATGTGTCAGATAATCTTCACGAGATAAAGTAATCGAGTTGGTCGCTGTCAACGGCTGACCGTTAATCGCAGAAGGTTGATCAGCAGGTATCAATGGCGCTTCATGTGGAGCGTCAAGGTCAAGGTCGAGGGAAACGTAAAGAGGCGGCGAAACAGGCTCAGGGTCCAAGGGTGAACCGCTGACTTCTATCGTGCCGCGCATACGCCAGTGGTTAAGTCCACACCAGCGCGTGCAGTAGAAGGTGTATATCCCAGGCTTGTCGAAGTTCAATGTAATATCCGTGACTTTGCCTGGGAGGATGTCCACGCTTTGCATGTCCATCTGACCGACTGCAAAGCCATGTACAACGTCATCGGAAGTGATCTTTAGATGAAGGGGCTTGCCAACTTGTGCTTGAATGATATCGGGATTCCAGCCGCCATCCTCCGCCATGCGTGCATGGATCAAGGGTGTGCGTGCCCAAAGGAATAATGGCGCGCCAACCGCGAGGAGAATTCCTGTGACGATCAGAAAACGGGCGATGAGTTCAGGTCGTTTCATAGTAATAACCAGAGCATGAGACACGTGGCAAGTAAACAATATACGATCACCGGGATGGGTGAAACTTTCACTTCCCCGGCGGCTTTTTGCGCGGTGCGAGCCGACCAGATCAAGCCGCCGACCAGCACCAATGTTTGTGCGGGTGCGAGAATAGAGGTGAGCATCGGCTGCCATGCCATATTCGCTGTACCAAAAAGATTCCAACCAAGACCCAGCGGATCGGATAGAGCGGCTATGATGTAGGATGCGTTGGTGAGAACGAAGGACAGGCTGAATGCCACCCAGAACATCAACCCCAATGGAATGAGGGCGGTTGAGAGTGACGCAAAACGTTGTTTGAGCGGCAAGGCGTTCTTCGTATTTAGAATACCAAGCGTGAACAAACCAGGCAGAACAACGAAGATGATAGCAAGAAAAACAACAGCATAAATGAACCATGCTCCAGAACCAACGTTGTAGGCTGCATCTTTGAACGCACCCCACGGACCAAGCAGAACGCCTGCATAGATGATTGCCGAGCCAAGCATAATGAACGCCTTGAAGGCTTCGTCCATGCGAGTCGATGGTTTAGCGAGATCAGCAGAGAAAGGACGCAGGTTGACGGCGATATTATCGTGCGGGCAGGTGCGGATACATTCCATGCACAAGCCGCAATAGGTGTTCTTTGTCAAGCCGCCAGGGAAAATATCCCACGGACAGCCATAGCCTGTGGATGAGCCGTTGTAGCAGGGCTTGCCTTCACAAGTGACACAGACCTGCTTATCCTTGATGCGCAATTCGACGGGGGCGGTTTGTGAATACAAACCGATAAATCCGCCAACGGG of Anaerolineales bacterium contains these proteins:
- a CDS encoding glycosyltransferase family 4 protein; translation: MTSILIFALLTILSALGVWIIRQYAERRRIIDHPSERSSHSAPTPRGGGLSIVIVVLVAGIFAAFNSNLIHSLIYLVCGAVIAYLGWRDDLHSLSPRVRFAVQGLVALASVLGMGYFKSVTIPLFGQLQLGAVGFIITLLWIVGLTNAYNFMDGIDGIAGGVALSAAFGWMFLASRTNNDFVYWVALAVAAGGMGFLFHNWSPAKIFMGDAGSTFLGYTFAVLPLLSADEGGDALMLGTLLMWTFIMDAGVTFIRRAFKRENVFAPHRDHLYQRLVIGGYKHAQVSALYILLTLLAAALAYAWSWGQPYAPPLIIIGLPLLWLILSRYVSRLKNVD
- a CDS encoding GNAT family N-acetyltransferase, with the protein product MDDYQIKQVEKIEDPIWEAIGGGINSFNEEQAGKENAKRICFVVYDAEEKIVGGVIALTYWNWLYIDLMWLRADLRRHGYGSRLLALAEEEARIRGAKHAYLDTFSFQAPEFYKKQAYQMFGELKDFPKGHQRYFLTKELG
- a CDS encoding type II toxin-antitoxin system VapC family toxin; translated protein: MTDYVADTHALIWYLENSPRLGSQARAAFDACDQGDIRIYVPTICLVEIVYLMEKRRISPEMKSMLEEELKSGESGLVLADLNMDVVEQIANVLRDDIPDLPDRVIAATALALNLPLISRDRKIVLSGLETIW
- a CDS encoding NAD(P)H-binding protein gives rise to the protein MKVLVTGATGFTGSRVVPLLLQSGYQVRCLTRATSDRAPLSALTVEWVTGDLSNPEALTAALRGVDALVNIASLGFGHAEDIIASAKAAGVKRGIFISTTAIFTQLNAGSKSVRLAAEEAIQASGLDYTILRPTMIYGGPRDRNMWRLIRLLRLTPVMPIFGDGESLQQPIFVDDVAQVVLRALQTDATIGRSYNIAGKDPLTYNQVIDTVASALGKRVWKLHLPYMPIVRALQFTERIRLRLPIKAEQVLRLNENKAFSNEEAQRDFGFSPRSFEEGIGLEIKSTVYN
- a CDS encoding glycosyltransferase family 4 protein, which encodes MKILLINQVFVSPEEPGHTRHFEMAQFLQTRGHELVIVASDLNYQTGKRIVDRRGLYAEQNFDGIRVLRSYMYPAIHRNYVWRVIAFFSFMFSSIWTALRVRDVDLVMGTTPPIFQAVSAWVVAALRGTPFLLEVRDLWPEFGISMGVLKNPLIIALSRWLEKFLYARATHILVNSPAYRDYMLAKGVPENKVTYIPYGTDVGMFNPSIDGVSIRRELGVEDKFVVLYAGALGQANDIDTLLRAAGRLKPYDKIHFVLFGDGKERARLESESHRLNLTNILFAGTRPKKDMPRIVASADACLAILQDIPAFRTTYPNKVFDYMAAGRASIIVIDGITRELIESSQGGVYVHPADDAMLAQKILELSQNPAKVKEMGANAREYLVKNLDRRDKLNETLNLLKSLTTKEH
- a CDS encoding Zn-ribbon domain-containing OB-fold protein; this translates as MEIPRHWRLKKQRYGLVGEVCPHCDHKIFPPRDVCPNCGDEARDLFTFNGKGEVYSYTTIYEAPAGYEANAPYTVALIKLDEGPMLTAQLTDVDNSEVQIGMPVEMVTRKMRNDGDERGLIVYGYKFRPTLNHI
- a CDS encoding recombinase family protein produces the protein MKGFQMSGRAVIYIRTSSETQGGKSSPSEQESDCQTMAKEKGLQVVRVYRDVEKYRIGNKLVEPSGSRSDRPGLLAMLKDAFRTEFDVILAWREDRLYRGIRAMLTVLETVQEYKIEILLAKENFDPQIAPIRAWVAQMELDGMKERMEMGVKARLKAGKANTGQDRYGYIRIGENIHIVEEEAKWVHQIFAWYVQKTPLNQIRKHLIAAAAPQKGSSIPRHIQWSRSSIQAILKSAREYAYGFKTYSRAGQTFQIPVAPIIDIPTYELFVKMREENKTHPKHRKQNDYLLSGHLKCACNLTWRARTATHRNSRKGEWVERKTPISTYFCPQPHKELRPPKCPKSVSAKRAETQVWEKLYEFVMNPEFLNAQARDLVKQLKQRYEHLQKDRGQILEELEKESTKRQQVITEARKKMRADAEFDARMRELYTVEERLKRRLTALEQKIDTYARLDWEEKVKEYVSNLQVGMAELNNAMPKTPEEQHHVFLLKKQLVDELVAEARINGKRDIQVEFRAKIMDQEVRKQLLDFPNGGDIVVRL
- a CDS encoding c-type cytochrome — protein: MKRPELIARFLIVTGILLAVGAPLFLWARTPLIHARMAEDGGWNPDIIQAQVGKPLHLKITSDDVVHGFAVGQMDMQSVDILPGKVTDITLNFDKPGIYTFYCTRWCGLNHWRMRGTIEVSGSPLDPEPVSPPLYVSLDLDLDAPHEAPLIPADQPSAINGQPLTATNSITLSREDYLTHSPYDVFTELKNTSLTEEQRWDVVAYIWQSNTTSVSFANGKELYAQNCAACHGENGAGDGVFADDLAIAGESSMQSMEGAMDMVMQSPVDFTDPHRMLGASPALLQGKILRGGMGTGMPMWGSIFTEEQIWDLIAYIYSFQFEYQN
- a CDS encoding 4Fe-4S binding protein; this translates as MAKIELTRIPFIKNILKSRYPQLAVFIVMLIGYIFAILAGLIGTPVGSHNFSIVFVWIAWWALLILVAVPFFGRGWCAVCPIPLPGEWLQRGAVLSPPDKRPKWLNLRVPKMFRNIWLQNISFLLLALFSSVLLTTPNITGIVLAAMLFAAIGLSTVFERRAFCRYLCPVGGFIGLYSQTAPVELRIKDKQVCVTCEGKPCYNGSSTGYGCPWDIFPGGLTKNTYCGLCMECIRTCPHDNIAVNLRPFSADLAKPSTRMDEAFKAFIMLGSAIIYAGVLLGPWGAFKDAAYNVGSGAWFIYAVVFLAIIFVVLPGLFTLGILNTKNALPLKQRFASLSTALIPLGLMFWVAFSLSFVLTNASYIIAALSDPLGLGWNLFGTANMAWQPMLTSILAPAQTLVLVGGLIWSARTAQKAAGEVKVSPIPVIVYCLLATCLMLWLLL